One Cryptomeria japonica chromosome 9, Sugi_1.0, whole genome shotgun sequence genomic window carries:
- the LOC131071638 gene encoding probable xyloglucan endotransglucosylase/hydrolase protein 32, with product MAFRIMSAFVWLNMNLLLILMLKIADHYTQVLAAAGDNDSILQEPTVPLLDYLRVSKFSEGYANLWGGQHQNVSEDGYSVTIRIDRSSGSGFKSKEPYMYGFFNAAVKLQAGYTAGIITSFYLSNNQVYQGWHDEIDMEFLGTIPGEPYKLQTNVYGNGTGDGNLIGREQQFHLWFDPTQDFHNYSILWTPSQILFLVDGIPIRRFPKTESLGVIYPSKPMSVYATIWDASSWATDGGRYKANYSYEPFLSTFSNFQTIGCNDTDAYCSKVLIDNCLVSPHLNKKQMVDLKYVRKNYMTYDYCQDLQRYPKGTMPECSAQEDQLKELSILQNQQKIRGL from the exons ATGGCATTCCGCATCATGTCAGCCTTTGTCTGGCTTAACATGAATCTGCTGCTAATCTTAATGCTAAAAATTGCAGATCATTATACTCAAGTTTTGGCTGCTGCTGGTGACAATGATAGTATTCTTCAAGAGCCAACAGTGCCCCTGCTCGATTATTTAAGAGTTTCAAAGTTTTCTGAAGGGTATGCCAATCTGTGGGGAGGCCAACACCAAAATGTTTCAGAAGATGGTTACTCTGTTACAATCAGAATAGATAGGTCATCCG GTAGTGGGTTTAAATCAAAAGAGCCATACATGTATGGCTTCTTCAATGCTGCTGTTAAACTCCAGGCGGGGTATACTGCGGGGATCATCACTTCATTCTAT CTTTCAAACAACCAAGTTTATCAAGGATGGCACGATGAAATAGACATGGAATTCTTGGGAACAATACCTGGAGAGCCATACAAATTGCAGACCAATGTTTATGGCAACGGTACAGGAGATGGAAATCTGATCGGCAGAGAACAACAATTTCATCTCTGGTTCGACCCAACTCAGGATTTCCACAACTACAGCATTCTCTGGACGCCTTCTCAAATCCT ATTTTTGGTAGATGGTATCCCCATAAGGAGGTTTCCTAAAACAGAGAGCCTTGGAGTGATATACCCATCAAAGCCAATGTCTGTGTATGCAACAATTTGGGATGCATCTTCATGGGCCACAGATGGAGGGAGATACAAGGCCAATTATAGCTATGAGCCCTTCCTTTCCACTTTCTCCAACTTTCAAACGATTGGATGCAATGACACGGATGCCTACTGTTCCAAAGTGCTCATTGATAACTGTTTGGTTTCCCCGCATTTGAACAAAAAGCAAATGGTTGATCTGAAATATGTGAGGAAGAATTATATGACGTATGACTACTGCCAAGATCTGCAGCGATATCCCAAGGGCACCATGCCAGAATGCTCAGCACAAGAAGACCAATTGAAAGAACTGAGTATTCTACAAAATCAACAGAAGATACGAGGCCTTTAA
- the LOC131071662 gene encoding probable xyloglucan endotransglucosylase/hydrolase protein 32 encodes MAFSIMSAFVWLNMNLLLIFMLKMADHYTPILAAAAGDIEGALQEPTVPLLNYLKVSKFSEGYANLWGGQHQNVSNDGYSVTIRIDRSSGSGFKSKEAYMYGFFNAAVKLQAGYTAGIITSFYLSNNQVYQGWHDEIDMEFLGTIPGEPYKLQTNVYGNGTGDGNLIGREQQFHLWFDPTQDFHNYSILWTPSQILFLVDGIPIRRFPKSESLGVIYPSKPMSVYATIWDASSWATDGGRYKANYSYEPFLTTFSNFQTIGCNDKDNYCSKVLINNCLVSPHLNKKQIVDLKYVRQNYMTYDYCQDLQRYPKGTMPECSAQEGHLEELNVPQNQQKLGRLK; translated from the exons ATGGCATTCAGTATCATGTCAGCGTTTGTCTGGCTTAACATGAATCTGTTGCTAATTTTTATGCTAAAAATGGCAGATCATTATACTCCAATTTTAGCTGCTGCTGCTGGTGACATAGAAGGTGCTCTTCAAGAGCCAACAGTGCCCTTGCTCAATTATTTAAAAGTTTCAAAGTTTTCTGAAGGGTATGCCAATCTTTGGGGAGGCCAACaccaaaatgtttcaaatgatgGTTACTCTGTTACAATCAGAATAGATAGGTCATCCG GCAGTGGGTTCAAATCAAAAGAGGCTTACATGTATGGCTTCTTCAATGCTGCTGTTAAACTCCAGGCAGGGTATACTGCAGGGATCATCACTTCATTCTAT CTTTCGAACAACCAAGTTTATCAAGGATGGCACGATGAAATAGACATGGAATTCTTGGGAACAATACCTGGAGAGCCATACAAATTGCAGACCAATGTTTATGGCAACGGTACAGGAGATGGAAATCTGATCGGTAGAGAACAACAATTTCATCTATGGTTCGACCCAACTCAGGATTTCCACAACTACAGCATTCTCTGGACGCCTTCTCAAATCCT ATTTTTGGTGGATGGTATCCCCATAAGGAGGTTTCCTAAATCAGAGAGCCTTGGAGTGATATACCCATCAAAGCCAATGTCTGTGTATGCAACAATTTGGGATGCGTCTTCATGGGCCACAGATGGAGGGAGATACAAGGCCAATTATAGCTATGAGCCCTTCCTTACCACTTTCTCCAACTTCCAAACGATTGGATGCAATGACAAGGATAACTACTGTTCCAAAGTGCTCATAAATAACTGTTTGGTTTCCCCGCATCTGAACAAAAAGCAAATCGTTGATCTGAAATATGTCAGGCAGAATTACATGACGTATGACTACTGCCAGGATCTGCAGCGGTATCCCAAGGGCACCATGCCTGAATGCTCAGCACAAGAAGGCCACTTAGAAGAACTGAATGTTCCACAAAATCAACAGAAGTTAGGACGCTTAAAATAA